The Salvelinus alpinus chromosome 3, SLU_Salpinus.1, whole genome shotgun sequence genome segment AATTAAGGcctcattttttttttcttcaatttactgatttccttgtatgaactgtaaTTTACTAAAATCTTTGAGATTGTTGCAtgttaaatgtatttttgtttaatgtttatattccggactctgctATTTCTTAATGACTTTCTTGTTGTATTATGTGTGTATTGCTAGAAACACTCGCATTTTGCTGCCCCttcgataacatctgcaaatctgtgtacgtgacCTATAACCTTGGATTTGATTTAACAAAAAAAAGCTTTATTTTTCCTATGCACAGTAAGCTTTCAAAATGTAAAATTATGTTTTTATTACCCAATGTAGGCCTATTCTTATAAAAATGATGAGATTGAGGAGATGATTTCTATTATTTTATAGTCTCGGCGTTGGGATTACAGTTGacaattatttattatttatagaAAGATCTAACTCTGGATGAGATcatttttaaattacatttttataaTGAAATGGGAGTAAtaacagtagaatataatatataatGTATGATCCCCATAACAAAGTCAGGCTTTTAGATGtgctaatataatatataatgtaTGATCCCCATAACAAAGTCAGGCTTTTAGATGTGCTAATAGAATATATAATGTGTTATCCCCATAACAAAGTCAGGCTTTTAGATGtgctaatataatatataatgtgTTATCCCCATAACAAAGTCAGGCTTTTAGATGtgctaatataatatataatgtgTTATCCCCATAACAAAGTCAGGCTTTTAGATGtgctaatataatatataatgtgTTATCCCCATAACAAAGTCAGGCTTTTAGATGtgctaatataatatataatgtgTTATCCCCATAACAAAGTCAGGCTTTTAGATGtgctaatataatatataatgtgTTATCCCCATAACAAAGTCAGGCTTTTAGATGtgctaatataatatataatgtgTCAGCCCCATAACAAAGTCAGGCTTTTAGATGtgctaatataatatataatgtgTTATCCCCATAACAAAGTCAGGCTTTTAGATGtgctaatataatatataatgtgTCAGCCCCATAACAAAGTCAGGCTTTTAGATGTTGTAGAAGTGTAGACTACTTTTTTTTTGTGTCTACACTATTTTCCTCAAATTAATCTTCGAATTGTGAATTAAATCCTCCCGCTTTTTCTGCTggatttaaagatgcactatggagaaatcactccgccatttcctggctgCTAagattctaatagttcgcctaatttcagttgatGTGACATAACAAGcaggtatagtgtagagaatcattgtaccatctaaaccactgtgaaatatattttccataaccaaaaatattgtattttcagcttttTGAAGCTCTTGTACAAAAACCAAAAGTAAACGatgcaaaaacgaaacttaagaaaTGTAAGTATAGAAATAGATCACATAGAACAGATACACGGCTTCTTAGATTTGCTTTCAATGAATGACAcatctataactcatatttctatgtgaatttgttcGTCTCCCAAAAAGTTCCACATTGCAGGTTTAAAGGGAGGAGGACCAGCTGCCAGGGTTTCGTTGCTGACATCGTAGGTGCGTTCAGTTTGCTTGAACGTTTGCTACGTTGTGAAACGGTTTCTATCTAACGACGTTTCTCCTAAACGTTCTTGAACATACTTTGAGGTAGGTTTGCTGCCATTTGGTAGGTGTGACTTGAAGCAATGAGTAACGTATTTAAAGGGAAGTGTCCATGTCGACTGTGTTCCCCAACCCAACCCgtttttcaactggtcgttcagtacaGCACCGTTTCAGAACGTAAAAACATACGAAACGCAGCCCGGAGGTGTAATCGTTATCATTCCAATTGGCTACTAAaactagagtttctattggacaaattcaggtatgtcccGCCCCGTTTTGTtcgcttccgtttaagaaacgttttgcaacagaatctgcGTAAATAATACGCCCCCGGTGAGATAAGGCGTCGTAACACTGACGGTGTTATGCTACACAGTCTGCTCGATGGCTAGCTCCGCGCTACAAGACGTCCCGAAGACTGCAATTATCCAAATGTTGGGCACAAACGCACCTAAACTCCTATTACCGTGTAAAACAAAGTAAACAACGGAATACGTGTGATGAAATTATCGGGTCTTAAATCGTCGGGAGCTGGTTTTCCGTTTCACTCTGTGTGGCGTGGCAGGCTGGGCTCGATCTGTGTGTGGATCACTTCCAAACTAATCATTAACAGGACGCGTGTGACTGGTTGGATTTCAATACCGTAACACACTAGTTAGCTAAACGTTACTTCCAACTGCAGACATGGAGACTAAACTTAAGACTGCGGCTCAGACTGCTCTGGACCTGGAGCGAGAAAGACAGTATTGTGAACTTTGTGGGAAAATGGAGAATCTCCTCAAGTGCGGCCGGTGCCGAAACTCGTTCTACTGCAGCAAGGAGCACCAGAAGCAGCACTGGAAAATGCACAAGGTGAATTGTAAAGAATCCGAGGAAAAAACGCAGATTTCAAAACAGAAGTCTGCTGAACCTCAGGCACCGTCTGGGGGGATAGAGGGACAGACACTACCGTCACCACAACTAAAGACACGCGTCAGACCCGAAAACACCGCATCTCCGAGCGGAGAGACTAGAATGAAAGGTTTTATAACTAACGCAGAGTGCGCTGGCTCCTCGGTCGGTAAGCCAGGCGGGTCGAATACCAAACCCAACGGACAGACCACCACCCGGTCCACGCCTCAGAATCTCGCCATTGAGTACATAGTCCCGTGTATGATTAAGCATGGGATATGTGTCGTTGACAACTTCCTCGGCGGGGAAACGGGGCTGGCCATCTTGGAAGACGTCAAATTGTTGCATGAAACCGGGAAGTTTACCGACGGTCAGCTGGTCAGTCAGAAAACGGACTCCACTAAAGACATTAGGGGAGATAAGATCACATGGATTGAGGGCCGAGAGCCCGGATGTGAGAAGATCTGCTTCCTCATGAGCCGGATGGATGATCTGGTCAGACATTGTAATGGTCAGCTGGGAAACTTTACAATCAATGGAAGGACTAAAGTAAGTAGCCAGGTTAAGTTAAAGCTGCATTATGAAACGTTTTGTCCAACCCGAACAAATTCACATAGAATTgtaagttatagatctgtcattctcattgaaagcaagtataAGATGCTGtagctctatgtgtgtgtgttatttctatTCACACCTTTACGTGTCGTTTTTGCGTTttctactttcggttttgtaccccactgtcaaacagctgaaaatacaatattttttgctTATGTTCAATTTATTTCACAGCGGTTTTGTttaaatggtacaatgattctctacactatacctgcttgttttgtcacatcaaCTGAAATTAgtcgaactattagaattttagcaaccaggaaatggcagtgatttcagcatagtgcatctttaaaccTGGGTATTTATAATCGTTATCTTGGCCCATATGAAATGCAATGGtcgaggctgtgtcccaaatggcccttTACATTATAATGGATctttttagcagacactcttatccattaCCGTTTAGGTGCCTTGCTCATGGGCACATCGGCATATTTTTTTCACCTAGTCCattcagggattcgaaccagcaactggcccaaagctcttacCCGCTATGCTCCCTGCCACCAtagagccctatagaccctggtcaaatgtaatcCACTATATAGGGTGCTGTTTGGTATGCACACGAGGTGTGGTTACAGCAGCATGACTGTTTGGTATGCACACGAGGTGTGGTTACAGCAGCATGACTGTTTGGTATGCACACGAGGTGTGGTTACAACAGCATGCCTGTTTGGTATGCACACGAGGTGTGGTTACAGCAGCATGACTGTTTGGTATGCACACGAGGTGTGGTTACAGCAGCATGACTGTTTGGTATGCACACGAGGTGTGGTTACAGCAGCATGACTGTTTGGTATACACACGAGGTGTGGTTACAGCAGCATGACTGTTTGGTATGCACACGAGGTGTGGTTACAGCAGCATGACTGTTTGGTATACACACGAGGTGTGGTTACAGCAGCATGACTGTTTGGTATGCACACGAGGTGTGGTTACAGCAGCATGACTGTTTGTTATGCACACGAGGTGTGGTTACAGCAGCATGACTGTTTGGTATACACACGAGGTGTGGTTACAGCAGCATGACTGTTTGGTATGCACACGAGGTGTGGTTACAGCAGCATGACTGTTTGGTATGCACACAAGGTATTTGTTTGGTATGCACACAGCATGACTGTTTGGTATGCACACGAGGTGTGGTTACAGCAGCATGACTGTTTGGTATGCACACGAGGTGTGGTTACAACAGCATGACCATTTGGTATGCACACGAGGTGTGGTTACAACAGCATGACCATTTGGTATGCACACGAGGTGTGGTTACAACAGCATGACCGTTTGGTATGCACACAAGGTATTTGTTTGGTATGCACACAGCATGACTGTTTGGTATGCACACGAGGTGTGGTTACAGCAGCATGACTGTTTGTTATGCACACGAGGTGTGGTTACAGCAGCATGACTGTTTGGTATACACACAAGGTGTGGTTACAGCAGCATGACTGTTTGGTATGCACACGAGGTGTGGTTACAGCAGCATGACTGTTTGGTATGCACACAAGGTATTTGTTTGGTATGCACACAGCATGACTGTTTGGTATGCACACGAGGTGTGGTTACAGCAGCATGACTGTTTGTTATGCACACGAGGTGTGGTTACAACAGCATGACCATTTGGTATGCACACGAGGTGTGGTTACAACAGCATGACCGTTTGGTATACACACAAGGTGTGGTTACAGCAGCATGACCATTTGGTATGCACACGAGGTGTGGTTACAACAGCATGACCGTTTGGTATACACACGAGGTGTGGTTACAACAGCATGACCATTTGGTATGCACACGAGGTGTGGTTACAACAGCATGACCGTTTGGTATGCACACGAGGTGTGGTTACAACAGCATGACCGTTTGGTATACACACAAGGTGTGGTTACAGCAGCATGACCATTTGGTATGCACACGAGGTGTGGTTACAACAGCATGACCGTTTGGTATACACACAAGGTGTGGTTACAGCAGCATGACCATTTGGTATGCACACGAGGTGTGGTTACAACAGCATGACCGTTTGGTATACACACAAGGTGTGGTTACAGCAGCATGACCATTTGGTATGCACACGAGGTGTGGTTACAACAGCATGACCGTTTGGTATACACACAAGGTGTGGTTACAGCAGCATGACCATTTGGTATGCACACGAGGTGTGGTTACAACAGCATGACCGTTTGGTATGCACACGAGGTGTGGTTACAACAGCATGACCGTTTGGTATACACACAAGGTGTGGTTACAGCAGCATGACTATTTGGTATGCACACGAGGTGTGGTTACAACAGCATGACCGTTTGGTATGCACACGAGGTGTGGTTACAACTGCATGACCGTTTGGTATACACACAAGGTGTGGTTACAGCAGCATGACCATTTGGTATGCACACGAGGTGTGGTTACAACAGCATGACCGTTTGGTATACACACAAGGTGTGGTTACAGCAGCATGACCATTTGGTATGCACACGAGGTGTGGTTACAACAGCATGACCGTTTGGTATACACACAAGGTGTGGTTACAGCAGCATGACCATTTGGTATGCACACGAGGTGTGGTTACAACAGCATGACCGTTTGGTATGCACACGAGGTGTGGTTACAACAGCATGACCGTTTGGTATACACACAAGGTGTGGTTACAGCAGCATGACCATTTGGTATGCACACGAGGTGTGGTTACAACAGCATGACCGTTTGGTATGCACACGAGGTGTGGTTACAACAGCATGACCGTTTGGTATACACACAAGGTGTGGTTACAGCAGCATGACCATTTGGTATGCACACGAGGTGTGGTTACAACAGCATGACCGTTTGGTATACACACAAGGTGTGGTTACAGCAGCATGACCATTTGGTATGCACACGAGGTGTGGTTACAACAGCATGACCATTTGGTATGCACACGAGG includes the following:
- the egln1a gene encoding egl nine homolog 1 isoform X2, which translates into the protein METKLKTAAQTALDLERERQYCELCGKMENLLKCGRCRNSFYCSKEHQKQHWKMHKVNCKESEEKTQISKQKSAEPQAPSGGIEGQTLPSPQLKTRVRPENTASPSGETRMKGFITNAECAGSSVGKPGGSNTKPNGQTTTRSTPQNLAIEYIVPCMIKHGICVVDNFLGGETGLAILEDVKLLHETGKFTDGQLVSQKTDSTKDIRGDKITWIEGREPGCEKICFLMSRMDDLVRHCNGQLGNFTINGRTKAMVACYPGNGTGYVRHVDNPNGDGRCVTCIYYLNKDWDTKEHGGVLRIFPEGKAQFADIEPKFDRLLFFWSDRRNPHEVQPAHAIRYAITVWYFDADERARAKEKYLTGAGEKGVKVELNKPSDLS
- the egln1a gene encoding egl nine homolog 1 isoform X1; protein product: METKLKTAAQTALDLERERQYCELCGKMENLLKCGRCRNSFYCSKEHQKQHWKMHKVNCKESEEKTQISKQKSAEPQAPSGGIEGQTLPSPQLKTRVRPENTASPSGETRMKGFITNAECAGSSVGKPGGSNTKPNGQTTTRSTPQNLAIEYIVPCMIKHGICVVDNFLGGETGLAILEDVKLLHETGKFTDGQLVSQKTDSTKDIRGDKITWIEGREPGCEKICFLMSRMDDLVRHCNGQLGNFTINGRTKAMVACYPGNGTGYVRHVDNPNGDGRCVTCIYYLNKDWDTKEHGGVLIDLLFQEHGGVLRIFPEGKAQFADIEPKFDRLLFFWSDRRNPHEVQPAHAIRYAITVWYFDADERARAKEKYLTGAGEKGVKVELNKPSDLS
- the egln1a gene encoding egl nine homolog 1 isoform X3, translating into METKLKTAAQTALDLERERQYCELCGKMENLLKCGRCRNSFYCSKEHQKQHWKMHKVNCKESEEKTQISKQKSAEPQAPSGGIEGQTLPSPQLKTRVRPENTASPSGETRMKGFITNAECAGSSVGKPGGSNTKPNGQTTTRSTPQNLAIEYIVPCMIKHGICVVDNFLGGETGLAILEDVKLLHETGKFTDGQLVSQKTDSTKDIRGDKITWIEGREPGCEKICFLMSRMDDLVRHCNGQLGNFTINGRTKEHGGVLRIFPEGKAQFADIEPKFDRLLFFWSDRRNPHEVQPAHAIRYAITVWYFDADERARAKEKYLTGAGEKGVKVELNKPSDLS
- the egln1a gene encoding egl nine homolog 1 isoform X4; translated protein: METKLKTAAQTALDLERERQYCELCGKMENLLKCGRCRNSFYCSKEHQKQHWKMHKVNCKESEEKTQISKQKSAEPQAPSGGIEGQTLPSPQLKTRVRPENTASPSGETRMKGFITNAECAGSSVGKPGGSNTKPNGQTTTRSTPQNLAIEYIVPCMIKHGICVVDNFLGGETGLAILEDVKLLHETGKFTDGQLVSQKTDSTKDIRGDKITWIEGREPGCEKICFLMSRMDDLVRHCNGQLGNFTINGRTKAMVACYPGNGTGYVRHVDNPNGDGRCVTCIYYLNKDWDTKTDGTHTRSSPPTLSGMPSQSGILMLMNEPGLKRNT